CCGCAGGATATCCAGGCGGCCATCTTGTATGCATCGGAACGTATTGAAAATGAGAAGGTTTACGTTGTGAACGGTTAAGTCGTCATGACTGCAACAAGACTCAAGTTTATGGTTGATGTTGGGGTCGGAAAAAGTCCCCGGATGCCTCCCCTCCACATGCCCCTCCTCAACGGCACGAAAAACTACAGCACTCTTTACCTGGAAAAAGACGTCGTCAGCGACCCCCTGAAACCCTTCACCCTCCGCCGCGCCCCAGTTCCCGCTACTTTTCGTTCTTGACACAGACATTGTTTGATTATATGATCGTATCAAATTATCAAGAGCGAGGTCCATTATGCTTCAGATCACTGCCACTGAACTGGCCCGAAAATTCAAGCAGATGATGAATCTGGTCGAATTTCAGGGAGAAGAATTGATCATTGTCCGTAATAACCATCAGGTGGCCAAGATCATCCCGGGGCCGGCAACCATGACGGCTCTCGAAGCCATGTCGGATCTTTACCGAACCTTGCCTGAGGATGCGGGGGCGACATGGATGAAAGACAGCCGGGAAGGCGCTGCGGCCGATCTCTCCGAGGTGCGTGATCCTTGGGCTTCCTGATCGATACCTGTATCTGGGTGGCCGTCGAGCGGGGCGCCTTGGCCCCGGCGGACGTTGCGCTGTTCACCGGCGCGGAGGCCGTTTACATTTCACCCGTCACCATTGCAGAGTTGAAATTCGGCGCCGAGAACACGTCCGACCTGAACATCCGCCAGAAGCGTCAGGCGGCCCTACATCGGCTGAAACGAAAGCCCATTCTGCGCATCGATGAAACCACCGGAGAAATATTCGGCAGCCTAACTGCCCAGATGAAGGCCTTGGGACTCCAGCATCGATACCGGTTGCAGGATTTGTGGCTCGCCAGTCAGGCTATACAGCATGGTTTGACCTTACTCACCTATAATGGGAAGGATTTCATAGATATTCCGGGATTATCGCTACGTGTTCTATAATGGGGAAACCGGGACAGCGCCCTATTTATTCATTCAGGTGATATACATTGACATGTATCACATTGCATGATAGGATCCTTTCGCGGTTCAATGCTGAAAAGAATTTATCATGAGGTATGAGGTAACGAGATGAAGAGTGCAAGAACCATCATCACGATTTCAGAGCAGGAAAAACGTTGGCTGGCCGCATACAGCGGACTGCACGGTGTTTCCCTGGCGGAGGCCGTTCGTAGAGGCATCGCCTGCCTGAAAGCGGCGGAAGGTCATGGAGCCTACCGGAAACTTGTGCAGGATACCCAGGGGATCTGGATGCGGGGCGATGCCCTGCGTTACCAGGAAGAGATTCGCTCGGAATGGGGAAAACAGTAATGTTGGAGAGGCTTCTCGATTCCGTCATCCTCATTGATCATCTCAACAGCGTCCCGCCGGCGACGGAATTTATCCTTGCATTGGACCCGGAGAAAACGGCCATTTCTGTGATCAGCTATGCCGAGATTCTGACGGGGCTGGACGAAGAGGGGGGGCGGAAAGTCCGTCCGCTGCTTCAAAGCTTCGAGATGTTGGAAATCGACGCTGTTGTAGCCGAGAAGACCGCTGCATTGAGACGGCAATACGGCTGGAAGCTGCCCGATGCCTTCCAGGCGGCCGTTGCCATAATCCACGATGTCAAGTTGTGTACACGCAACACCAAAGACTTTAATCCGCAGCAACATGCCTTCGTTGAAATCCCCTACAAGTTAATGGGGTCAGGTCTTGAAATTTAGCGTTTTGCGCTAAATGAGATTTTACTTGCAATTAGCGTCACTATATGAAACTGTAGTTGCATGAAGAAAAGATCATTCTGGGTAGAACAGATAGGCAAGGCTTGGGAAAGTCGCTCTGTTATATGGCTCTCCG
This region of Pseudomonadota bacterium genomic DNA includes:
- a CDS encoding type II toxin-antitoxin system Phd/YefM family antitoxin, with the translated sequence MLQITATELARKFKQMMNLVEFQGEELIIVRNNHQVAKIIPGPATMTALEAMSDLYRTLPEDAGATWMKDSREGAAADLSEVRDPWAS
- a CDS encoding type II toxin-antitoxin system VapC family toxin, whose amino-acid sequence is MGFLIDTCIWVAVERGALAPADVALFTGAEAVYISPVTIAELKFGAENTSDLNIRQKRQAALHRLKRKPILRIDETTGEIFGSLTAQMKALGLQHRYRLQDLWLASQAIQHGLTLLTYNGKDFIDIPGLSLRVL
- a CDS encoding PIN domain-containing protein; amino-acid sequence: MGKTVMLERLLDSVILIDHLNSVPPATEFILALDPEKTAISVISYAEILTGLDEEGGRKVRPLLQSFEMLEIDAVVAEKTAALRRQYGWKLPDAFQAAVAIIHDVKLCTRNTKDFNPQQHAFVEIPYKLMGSGLEI